AATGGATCAAATTATACTGCTACCTGTCTGGGTGCTTTGCTAAAGGTTGAACAGGTACAGGTTTGGACTCACATAAATGGAATTTATACCGCCGATCCTAATCTTGTTCCTGATGCCACTTTAATCGATCGGATTAGTTATCAAGAAGCTGGAGAACTCGCCAGTTTCGGAGCCGGAATTCTTCATACAAGATCCATTCAGCCGCTTACATTTAGTAATATTCCTGTGATTATAAAAAACACATATAATCCTGAAAATTCAGGAACTCTGATTTGTGATACTAATGGGGAAAAAGGAATCAAAGCTCTAACTTTAATAAAAGATGTTTCCCTTGTAACTCTTGAAGGTAAAGGTCTTTACGGTAAAGTTGGAATTGATGGCAGGATTTTTTCAGCTCTATCAATAAACGACATTTCGGTTAGAATGATATCTCAGGCATCTTCGGAACGTAGTATAGGGTTTATTGTTGATGGGAATGAATCAAAACGTGCAATTGAACTATTGAATCAAGAGTTTGAACATGAATTAGAAAATGATGATATTAGTAGTATTTCGAGAAACAACAATGTTGCTATTGTTTCGGCTGTGGGAAATTGTATAAGCGAACTTCCTGGTATTTTAACTGGACTTAACAAAAATGGAATAAAACCTCTGCTTTTTGCAAATTCAGTTAACAGCAGACAAATTTCTCTGGTTGTGGAAGGTCAGTTTGCATCTAAGGCTTGCAGAATCATTCACAGTAGAATTTTTGGAATGAGAAAAGTAATAAATCTCGTAGTATTTGGTATTGGTAATGTTGGAGGAACTTTCATTGACCAGATCGTTACAAATCACGATAGAATTGAGGAAAAATACAATTTATCATTAAATATTTTAGCTGCAGCCAATTCTTCTAAAGTGAAAATTTATAATAGTGTTCCTGCTACAGACTGGAGAAGCAGGTTTGACAAAAATAGCAAATCAGGTGGAATAAATACAATTATTGACTATGTAAATATCAATACTCCGGAAAATCTGGTATTTGTAGATTGTACATCATCATATGAATTAACTGATAAATACTTTGATCTCATAAAGTCTGGCTTCGATCTCGTTTCTGCAAATAAAAAAGCAAACACGAGAGAGTTTGAATATTATTCTAAACTAAGATCATTGTTAAAATACCACAACAAACAATACCTTTATGAAACAAATGTTGGGGCAGGTTTACCACTTATTGATACTATCAAACACATTCATACTTCCGGTGATAGAATTAGAAAAATCAGGGGAGTATTTTCTGGTACAATAAGTTATCTTTTCAATACTTTCTCATCCTCAGATAATAAATTTACAGAAATATTGGATAATGCGGTTAAGAAAGGATTTACTGAACCTGATCCAAGGGAAGATCTCTGCGGAATGGATGTTGCCAGAAAACTTCTTATTTTAGCCAGAGAGATTGGCAGTGAAAAGGAGATTAGTGACGTTGATGTGGAAAATCTAATACCTAATGAGCTTCAAAAATATTCTGATTTAGATGATTTCTATGCAAATTGGGCATATCTTGATAAACATTATGGAGAGATAAAAACAAGTGCTGGTGAAAAGAAATTACGTTACGTTGGACAATTGGATGAAAACGGAAAATTATCTGTGAAACTTTTGGAAGCAGAAGCCGATAGCGTACTTGGAAGACTAAAGGGAGCAGACTCTATTTTTGAAATATTTACTGATAGATATGAAGATAATCCACTAATTATTCAGGGTGCTGGGGCTGGTAGTCAGGTTACCGCAGCCGGAGTATTTGCTGATGTACTGAGAATTGGTCAGGCTGTGAGTAGGTTCTAGGAAACTTAAGAATATAAAATAGTCTTGTGTTAAATGCAGCCCCAGTAGATAGAGTAAAAATTTAATACAAGACTTCATTTCCTTGCTAATTTTAAAATTTTATCAAAATATTTGACGTATATTGCAATGTTAATAACAATAAGCAATTGGAATAGAGATTTGTACAATAGAAAATTTATTGAAAGTTTACTTTTAAAACCATTACCAGAGAAATTAAATTTTGATAATCTGTTTAATATTTCTCTGGATTGTAACTCAAAAGCTGTAAAACTCTATTTTTTGTCTGAAAAT
Above is a window of Candidatus Delongbacteria bacterium DNA encoding:
- the thrA gene encoding bifunctional aspartate kinase/homoserine dehydrogenase I; translation: MKVLKFGGVSLEGIKGIDNAFEIVKKESLKDKIVVVFSARGDITDRLIDILELARKGGEFRPVLRSIVDYVKDIDLDVNLEDEYSELLKILDGVSLLGEYSNRLKARVLVYGELLSVKVISSYFNKKGLVTWPVNSGKLIKTFNSYIDADVDFKASAPLIEEFKDEIKKGIIPIVTGFFGTNLDNEICLLGRNGSNYTATCLGALLKVEQVQVWTHINGIYTADPNLVPDATLIDRISYQEAGELASFGAGILHTRSIQPLTFSNIPVIIKNTYNPENSGTLICDTNGEKGIKALTLIKDVSLVTLEGKGLYGKVGIDGRIFSALSINDISVRMISQASSERSIGFIVDGNESKRAIELLNQEFEHELENDDISSISRNNNVAIVSAVGNCISELPGILTGLNKNGIKPLLFANSVNSRQISLVVEGQFASKACRIIHSRIFGMRKVINLVVFGIGNVGGTFIDQIVTNHDRIEEKYNLSLNILAAANSSKVKIYNSVPATDWRSRFDKNSKSGGINTIIDYVNINTPENLVFVDCTSSYELTDKYFDLIKSGFDLVSANKKANTREFEYYSKLRSLLKYHNKQYLYETNVGAGLPLIDTIKHIHTSGDRIRKIRGVFSGTISYLFNTFSSSDNKFTEILDNAVKKGFTEPDPREDLCGMDVARKLLILAREIGSEKEISDVDVENLIPNELQKYSDLDDFYANWAYLDKHYGEIKTSAGEKKLRYVGQLDENGKLSVKLLEAEADSVLGRLKGADSIFEIFTDRYEDNPLIIQGAGAGSQVTAAGVFADVLRIGQAVSRF